A segment of the Nitrospina gracilis 3/211 genome:
GGAGAATCCCATAATATGCGATTTGGTCTGCCGGAATATTTGCTTTTGCTGATGGGGCTGGCATTCCTGATTGGGTTTTTCATATGGTCGGGAAACCGCAAGCGCGAACAGGCCGCGCGGTTCGCCTCCTCTTCCCTGCTGGGCCGGCTGGTGCCACCGCGCGCAAGGAAAAAACAAAGAAAAAAAACACCCTGATGGTCTTCGCGGTATTTTTCTTCATTCTGGCCCTCGCCCAGCCACGCTGGGGGTACGAATGGGAGGATTTGAAACAGGAAGGGGTGGATATCATCGTGGCGGTGGACGTATCGCAGAGCATGCTTGCCACCGACATCCAGCCCAACCGGATGGAACGGGCCAAGCATGAGGTGGCCGACCTCATCCACCTTCTGGAAGGTGACCGCATCGGCCTCGTCGCGTTTGCAGGCTCCAGCATTCTGCAATGCCCGCTGACCCTCGACTACAATGCAGCCAAAATGTTTCTGGATGTATTGGGGACCGACCTCATACCCACCCAGGGTACGGCGCTCGGCCATGCCATCCGTACGGCAGTCAAGGCCTTCAGTTCAGTGGAAAAAAAATCGAAAGCCATCATCCTGATCACAGATGGAGAGGACCATGAAGGCGACGCACTGGCCGCGGCTCAGTACGCCAATGAGCAGGGAGTGAAAGTGTTTGTCATCGGCATCGGTGCGGAGGAAGGCGCTCCCATTCCCGACCCCGAAAGGCAGCGCGGATTCAAGCGAGACCGGAAGGGAGAAATCGTCCTCACCCGTCTCAACGAAGTCGTTCTGCAACAGGTGGCCCTTTCCACCGGCGGCAGTTACGTGCGGTCGGTGCTGGGTGACATGGACCTGAATAAAATCTATCTCGAAGACATCAAACAGCGGGTCGAGAAAAAAGAACTGCGCACCGCCCGGCGGAAACGATGGCAGGAGCGGTTTCAATGGTTCATCGCCCTGGGATTGGTATGCCTTTTAGGAGAGTGCATGGTCCGCGAAAAATGAGATAATAAATAAGGAAAAAACCGGACTTGACGCGGCATGGGCCGCGTCTTATATAATACCGAATCTGCAGAACTGGGCAGATACCATAAATAATTCAAGGAGTTTATAACGATGCAGCCCAATCGGACCTCATACATGAGTCAGGATGCCATTGCCGCCGAACAACAGCGGTTCATGGTCCGGGTCTATAACTGGATGACGGCGGGTCTCGCCATGACCGGTGGTG
Coding sequences within it:
- a CDS encoding VWA domain-containing protein, with amino-acid sequence MVFAVFFFILALAQPRWGYEWEDLKQEGVDIIVAVDVSQSMLATDIQPNRMERAKHEVADLIHLLEGDRIGLVAFAGSSILQCPLTLDYNAAKMFLDVLGTDLIPTQGTALGHAIRTAVKAFSSVEKKSKAIILITDGEDHEGDALAAAQYANEQGVKVFVIGIGAEEGAPIPDPERQRGFKRDRKGEIVLTRLNEVVLQQVALSTGGSYVRSVLGDMDLNKIYLEDIKQRVEKKELRTARRKRWQERFQWFIALGLVCLLGECMVREK